In Fusarium oxysporum Fo47 chromosome XII, complete sequence, one DNA window encodes the following:
- a CDS encoding chromate transporter-domain-containing protein, protein MVVGGWENAVRRAADRGLQTLKVNWHLGFTSFGGPPVHFKIFHDKFVNKLAWIDEQIYQELFSVAQALSGPGSTKMLYCINLIHSGVLEAIFAFLIWSLPGCFGMFGLSIGVSNIGDTLPRAVYALLSGLNAATVGIIALAAVELSDKAITDQPTRLVLSITAAAGMLYNALWYFPALIVAGGCCIVIYDYRWLRRPVRAVKNTILRVRRGRPTGNENIQGAENGTGNVNSSTVALREQESTEQRDGEPRVVPQEYRLNFSWKSGTAIIAVFLVSFIVVIVLRATLTDTPLLYKLFANLYLAGTIIFGGGPVVIPLLREYIVAEGWVTPRDFLIGLAIAQAFPGPNFNFAVFLGGLTAANNGYPAIAGALIAYLGIFVPGMVLVHGTMGVWGVLRSRRWVKSAVRGINAGAVGLIYTAVYRIWQVGYIDQGFQSGKSLADDPWWVVVTATAFVGGRFFGVAPPLAILLGASLGLLRYGIVTA, encoded by the exons ATGGTCGTCGGCGGCTGGGAAAACGCCGTGCGTAGAGCCGCAGATCGCGGTCTGCAGACGCTGAAGGTCAATTGGCATCTCGGCTTCACTTCATTTGGTGGACCGCCTGTCCACTTCAAGATT TTCCATGATAAATTCGTTAACAAATTGGCTTGGATCGATGAGCAAATT TACCAAGAGCTGTTCAGCGTCGCTCAGGCCCTCTCCGGTCCGGGAAGCACCAAGATGCTGTACTGCATCAACTTGATCCATAGCGGAGTACTCGAAGCTATCTTTGCGTTTCTTATTTGGAG CTTACCCGGTTGCTTTGGCATGTTTGGCCTCTCAATTGGCGTCTCCAACATCGGCGACACCCTACCTCGCGCGGTATACGCCCTCCTATCAGGTCTGAACGCCGCGACAGTCGGGATCATCGCCTTAGCAGCAGTTGAGCTTTCAGACAAAGCAATCACGGATCAACCTACTAGACTGGTCTTGTCAATCACAGCCGCTGCCGGAATGCTGTATAATGCTCTCTGGTACTTCCCTGCGCTCATTGTTGCAGGCGGATGTTGCATTGTCATTTACGACTACCGCTGGCTACGCCGTCCGGTTCGAGCTGTCAAGAACACTATTCTTCGggtgagaagaggaaggcctACCGGAAATGAGAACATCCAGGGCGCTGAGAACGGAACGGGCAACGTCAATAGTTCAACAGTTGCTCTTCGCGAACAGGAATCTACCGAGCAGAGAGATGGCGAACCTAGAGTCGTACCCCAGGAATATCGCCTCAACTTCTCATGGAAATCCGGCACCGCGATCATCGCAGTGTTCCTTGTcagcttcatcgtcgtcattgTCCTACGAGCCACACTGACCGATACACCACTCCTCTACAAGCTCTTTGCAAATTTGTATCTCGCTGGGACTATCATCTTTGGAGGTGGTCCTGTCGTCATTCCCCTGCTTCGCGAGTACATCGTCGCTGAGGGTTGGGTTACACCGCGTGACTTTCTCATTGGTCTAGCTATAGCCCAAGCTTTCCCTGGACCAAACTTTAACTTTGCTGTGTTCCTGGGTGGCCTTACAGCTGCGAACAATGGATATCCTGCCATTGCGGGAGCGCTGATTGCCTACCTCGGTATATTTGTCCCCGGTATGGTTCTCGTTCATGGAACAATGGGTGTATGGGGAGTTTTGAGATCTCGACGCTGGGTTAAGTCTGCGGTGCGAGGCATCAATGCCGGTGCTGTTGGATTGATCTACACGGCTGTCTATAGGATTTGGCAGGTTGGATATATAGATCAGGGCTTCCAGTCTGGCAAGAGTCTTGCTGACGATCCTTGGTGGGTTGTTGTTACTGCAACGGCTTTTGTGGGGGGACGATTCTTTGGTGTCGCACCGCCGTTGGCGATTCTACTTGGTGCTTCGTTGGGGTTACTGAGGTATGGCATTGTTACAGCATGA
- a CDS encoding heterokaryon incompatibility protein-domain-containing protein — protein MSPFQYPLLLPSELRLLVLQPGLPEDPLTGTLLQRKLSPKDDEVPNYEALSYCWGDQSHPQSVKLKTKWRKAFGIHSGHLDIGPNLASALRALQYRYCKRLLWCDSICINQKEVAERSAQVQRMADLYQFSRRVIVWLGPAAPWSTTAMGTMRWVRNQLSSPAIDISSYEGEIDFKGPLPHTQDQWLAFEQLLAVYWFRRLWTNLDVRLGDDEMLWNKFIEAAMFISLNKSSASQPFFVDLARQTTNIKVFCNKAVSSFSVVATKLYDCSDSRDKLYALRGFLEPDATRSIPVDYTKSARQIVASASITHLKQGRNLQFLELCNSTISPNWVVDLQKPLGLLQLFSNASARSAASARLIKSGVLEVVGVSCDEICSSIMDLPPTENYELVEDYITNVLKVFGNLTGNDDFHRDDKCLDEMIVMMTFGNLSAAATACTKTRHGALACVLLDSCDGDIIVTLLGLSSNLILRPQPEDGSYKVVGPCYHPGSSDGQALLGDDFRGWQKLWRINTQTLAFWREGEPLTFSDPRLDGVQFPAEFTERAAAIDGKYVPFWVHKYEYEDYMENERIYDPRMSEHRLKDRGAPIQRFRLI, from the exons ATGTCACCCTTCCAATATCCTCTGTTACTACCCTCAGAGCTGCGgcttctggtactgcaacCCGGTTTGCCAGAAGATCCCCTTACTGGGACCCTCTTGCAAAGGAAATTGTCGCCTAAAGACGATGAAGTCCCAAATTACGAGGCTCTGTCTTACTGCTGGGGCGATCAGTCTCATCCTCAATCCGTCAAACTCAAGACGAAATGGCGAAAGG CCTTTGGTATTCACTCTGGGCATCTTGATATTGGACCGAACCTGGCCTCTGCTTTGCGGGCTTTACAATACCGTTACTGTAAACGGTTACTATGGTGCGACTCTATCTGTATCAATCAAAAGGAAGTCGCAGAGCGCTCTGCTCAGGTTCAGCGCATGGCAGATTTGTATCAATTTTCCCGAAGAGTCATTGTCTGGCTAGGTCCTGCAGCGCCCTGGAGCACTACAGCCATGGGAACTATGCGTTGGGTGAGAAACCAACTCTCGTCTCCAGCCATAGACATTTCCTCGTATGAAGGA GAGATCGATTTCAAAGGGCCTCTCCCGCATACCCAGGACCAGTGGCTTGCATTTGAGCAACTATTGGCCGTATACTGGTTCCGACGTCTTTGGAC AAACCTCGATGTGAGGTTGGGCGACGATGAAATGCTATGGAATAAGTTTATTGAAGCGGCCATGTTCATATCTTTGAATAAATCTTCGGCATCACAACCGTTCTTTGTTGATCTGGCCAGGCAAACCACAAATATCAAGGTTTTTTGTAACAAGGCTGTGAGTA GTTTTTCTGTTGTCGCGACGAAACTTTATGATTGCTCTGATAGTCGGGACAAACTCTATGCGCTTCGAGGGTTTCTCGAACCTGATGCTACCCGATCAATCCCTGTAGACTACACCAAGTCTGCTAGGCAAATTGTGGCTTCAGCCTCCATCACTCACCTGAAGCAGGGACGAAATCTTCAATTTCTGGAACTCTGTAACTCGACCATATCTCCCAACTGGGTTGTGGACTTACAAAAACCCTTGGGCCTCCTACAGCTCTTCAGCAACGCAAGTGCAAGATCTGCCGCTTCAGCGAGGTTAATAAAGTCTGGAGTATTAGAGGTAGTGGGCGTTTCTTGTGATGAAATATGCAGCAGTATAATGGATCTACCCCCGACAGAAAATTATGAACTAGTAGAGGACTACATCACCAATGTTCTAAAGGTGTTCGGAAATCTCACAGGCAATGATGACTTTCATCGAGACGATAAATGCCTCGACGAGATGATAGTCATGATGACATTTGGTAACCT GAGTGCTGCGGCAACCGCTTGCACAAAAACTCGCCATGGGGCCCTCGCGTGCGTCCTTTTAGACAGCTGCGACGGCGATATAATAGTAACTCTTCTTGGCCTGTCCAGCAACTTGATTCTCCGCCCTCAGCCAGAAGATGGATCCTACAAGGTTGTTGGACCGTGCTATCATCCGGGATCTTCTGACGGCCAGGCCTTACTCGGGGATGACTTTCGTGGCTGGCAGAAATTGTGGCGTATCAACACACAGACTCTTGCGTTTTGGAGAGAGGGTGAGCCTCTAACCTTTTCGGATCCACGGCTTGACGGGGTTCAGTTTCCCGCTGAGTTTACCGAGCGTGCAGCTGCAATCGATGGGAAATACGTTCCTTTTTGGGTACATAAGTATGAATATGAGGATTACATGGAGAACGAAAGAATTTACGACCCACGGATGTCAGAGCATAGGTTGAAGGACAGGGGCGCGCCGATACAGAGATTTCGGTTGATATAG
- a CDS encoding glycoside hydrolase superfamily: MKFSLLATIVASISPLAHAADANAWKSRNIYFALTDRVARSADDNGGSACGNLGNYCGGTFKGLESKLDYIKGMGFDAIWITPVVDNTDGGYHGYWAKDLYAVNPKYGTADDLKSLVKSAHDKNMYVMCDVVANHMGKGISDHKPSPLNEQSSYHTPCDIDYSNQNSIEQCEIAGLPDLNTGSDSVKKVLYDWIKWLVSEYSFDGIRIDTVKHVEKPFWPGFQDAAGVYAIGEVWDGGPDYLAGYAQVMPGLLNYAMYYPMNRFYQQKGDPSDVVAMHDEISNKFPDPTILGTFIDNHDNPRWLSQKNDKALLKNALAYVILARGIPIVYYGTEQGYAGGNDPANREDLWRSSFSTNADLYQHISRLSKARSAVGGLGGNDHKHLYSQNSAYAWSRADGDLIVLTLNRGQGYSGQYCFNTGKNNKTWDKVFGSGTVTSDGNGQVCISYTNGEPEVLVASS; this comes from the exons ATGAAGTTCTCTCTCCTTGCGACCATCGTCGCCAGCATCAGCCCGCTCGCTCATGCAGCGGACGCAAACGCTTGGAAGTCGCGAAACATCTATTTCGCACTTACTGATCGTGTTGCGCGAAGCGCTGACGATAATGGCGGTAGTGCATGCGGAAACCTCGGAAATTATTGTGGTGGAACTTTCAAGGGTCTCGAGTCGAAGCTTGATTATATCAAGGGCATGGGATTTGATGCCATCTGGATTACTCCGGTTGTTGACA ATACTGATGGAGGATACCACGGATACTGGGCCAAGGATCTTTATGCGGTCAACCCCAAGTATGGTACTGCAGATGACTTGAAGAGTCTTGTCAAGTCTGCTCATGACAAG AATATGTACGTCATGTGCGACGTGGTCGCAAACCACATGGGCAAAGGAATCTCAGACCACAAACCCTCGCCCCTCAACGAACAAAGCTCATACCACACTCCTTGCGACATCGACTACAGCAACCAGAACAGCATTGAACAGTGCGAAATCGCCGGTCTTCCAGATCTCAACACCGGCAGCGACAGTGTCAAGAAGGTCCTCTACGACTGGATCAAATGGCTCGTCTCTGAGTACAGCTTCGACGGTATCCGCATCGACACTGTCAAGCATGTCGAAAAGCCCTTCTGGCCTGGTTTCCAAGACGCCGCTGGTGTCTACGCCATCGGTGAGGTCTGGGACGGAGGTCCTGATTATCTCGCTGGTTATGCCCAGGTCATGCCTGGTCTTTTGAACTACGCTATGTACTACCCCATGAACCGCTTTTACCAGCAAAAGGGCGATCCATCAGATGTTGTCGCCATGCACGATGAGATTAGCAACAAGTTCCCTGATCCCACTATCCTCGGAACATTCATCGACAACCACGATAACCCTCGTTGGCTCAGCCAGAAGAATGACAAAGCTCTTCTGAAGAACGCCCTCGCATACGTTATCCTTGCTCGAGGTATTCCCATCGTCTACTACGGAACAGAGCAAGGTTACGCAGGAGGCAATGACCCCGCCAACCGCGAGGATCTCTGGCGAAGCAGTTTCAGCACCAACGCAGATCTCTACCAACACATCTCGCGTCTCTCTAAGGCTCGCTCGGCAGTCGGTGGCCTCGGTGGAAATGACCACAAGCATCTTTACTCTCAGAACAGCGCCTACGCCTGGAGTCGTGCGGACGGCGATCTTATCGTGCTTACGTTGAACCGCGGTCAGGGATACTCGGGACAGTACTGCTTCAACACTGGaaagaacaacaagacttGGGACAAGGTATTTGGAAGTGGCACTGTTACCTCTGATGGCAATGGACAGGTTTGCATTAGCTACACTAACGGTGAGCCTGAGGTCTTGGTTGCCTCTAGCTAA
- a CDS encoding fungal-specific transcription factor domain-containing protein, translating to MEPSQRRRAGCTECKRKKAKCDEKRPSCSRCYKYPHLCSYELSVKSFRVAKRKPANNAQILTQPSSTDETADEQQVSLAPSSVATSNQLISYTDMSDTFESNFISSSIIDDPSDWLSHFPAESPPRHSLSISFPSSPPLRSDPRRIYFQHFVAHTATVYWPLQPDMALSLILPAADLSPCIMGAMIAASSSQLFRMARNPESRSAAITATVECLGNLREAITTPRFGDVGVTILPTTLMLATTCVCAGDTATFRKHLNGALHVVQRDKSKYSLDPLWWMSLKWLVHLLLMNRLSGLPLPSRQTKGFIDWDYLLTCMPDLGRIDLTSGFSRELVAALNMVCELSEPSCMNVDASGQVYDNDLASSVYSHELELRLIELRKKSASTVTDVVLRTELENSHRLFTDATLLCLYRRVDELPKDNPKVQTTVDSIITSLQKIDKQSPVHAQLLWPLLAAGCDSTTHAERTIVVETMESMTARGLGSYENVLEFMRDYWKNGGDMRWDLFAKQTGKDLVLF from the exons ATGGAGCCGTCCCAAAGACGACGTGCAGGATGCACTGAATgcaagagaaagaaggccaag TGCGATGAGAAGAGGCCATCATGTTCACGATGCTACAAGTACCCTCACCTTTGCTCGTATGAGTTGAGCGTCAAGAGCTTTAGGGTGGCGAAACGCAAGCCAGCCAATAATGCTCAG ATCTTGACacagccatcttcaaccgATGAGACGGCCGATGAACAACAAGTGTCTCTGGCACCAAGCTCAGTTGCCACTTCCAACCAACTCATTTCTTATACCGATATGTCTGACACGTTTGAGAGCAACTTTATTTCATCATCTATAATAGATGACCCTTCTGACTGGCTTTCTCATTTTCCTGCCGAAAGCCCGCCAAGGCACAGtctctccatctctttcCCATCCAGCCCTCCACTCCGGAGTGATCCTCGGCGGATCTACTTTCAACACTTTGTAGCCCATACAGCAACAGTATACTGGCCGCTACAGCCGGACATGGCTCTAAGCTTGATTCTACCAGCCGCTGATCTCAGCCCTTGCATAATGGGGGCAATGATcgccgccagcagcagccaactCTTCAGGATGGCACGGAATCCAGAGTCACGAAGTGCAGCAATAACGGCAACTGTGGAGTGTCTGGGAAACCTTCGCGAAGCAATTACTACACCGAGATTCGGCGACGTTGGAGTGACAATACTGCCGACGACGTTGATGCTGGCTACGACGTGCGTCTGTGCAGGAGATACTGCGACCTTTCGGAAGCATCTCAACGGAGCTCTTCATGTTGTTCAACGCGATAAGTCGAAGTACAGTCTGGATCCTTTATGGTGGATGAGCCTCAAGTGGCTGGTTCACCTCCTTTTGATGAATAGACTTTCCGGCCTGCCCTTACCTTCACGGCAGACGAAAGGGTTCATTGACTGGGACTACCTTTTGACATGTATGCCTGACCTAGGTCGCATTGATCTTACTTCCGGCTTTTCTCGGGAGTTGGTGGCTGCTCTTAATATGGTATGCGAGCTATCTGAGCCAAGTTGCATGAATGTTGATGCAAGTGGCCAAGTGTATGACAATGATCTAGCAAGCAGTGTATATTCTCACGAACTTGAACTTCGATTGATTGAGCTTCGGAAAAAAAGCGCTTCAACAGTAACAGATGTGGTGCTCCGGACAGAACTAGAAAACAGTCACAGACTGTTCACTGATGCAACGCTACTATGTCTATACAGACGAGTTGACGAACTACCCAAGGACAATCCGAAAGTCCAGACAACAGTGGACTCAATCATCACTTCGTTACAGAAAATCGACAAACAGTCTCCTGTTCACGCTCAACTTTTGTGGCCACTCCTTGCAGCAGGCTGCGACTCAACGACTCATGCCGAACGCACCATCGTCGTAGAGACGATGGAGAGCATGACTGCACGTGGCTTGGGCAGCTATGAAAACGTCCTCGAGTTCATGAGGGATTACTGGAAGAATGGGGGCGACATGAGATGGGACCTATTCGCCAAGCAAACAGGAAAAGACCTCGTACTATTCTGA
- a CDS encoding tryptophan synthase beta subunit-like PLP-dependent enzyme produces the protein MPIDPEIFAVGQRALEQWRLNKLYVLRTALVPAKTAGKKHGAKVYFKLEHTQFTGSYHFRGAMARMKDNPTKKPFVTASTGNHAMGASLAAHALGTKVTIVMPMFVEKHLLEKVKQYDPEIVHHGNDLNEARAYAKDLAKKSGHVYFSPCDEFMVLAGLGTVCVEVLQQFEVLEKPIHNIFAPMSDGALISGIGCFARDAKKQAGSLRPKVKVWGVTAINSMALAASLSAGFPIETETSPTLAMSESDNDITRNGIDLRLARTTVNHVVTCTEAEILAALRQLHIQEKQYVDGFSALALAGFNKVAEKVKHETSTVILCSGNYDRDKIGKLVYGA, from the coding sequence ATGCCAATCGACCCAGAGATCTTCGCTGTCGGCCAAAGAGCCCTTGAACAATGGAGGCTCAACAAACTCTACGTCCTCCGCACAGCCCTCGTCCCAGCCAAAACCGCTGGTAAGAAGCACGGTGCAAAAGTTTACTTTAAACTGGAACATACCCAGTTTACAGGGTCCTATCACTTCCGAGGCGCTATGGCAAGAATGAAGGACAATCCTACAAAAAAGCCATTCGTTACAGCGTCGACGGGGAATCATGCTATGGGCGCTTCTCTCGCGGCGCATGCACTAGGAACGAAAGTAACTATTGTCATGCCGATGTTTGTAGAGAAGCATTTGCTTGAGAAGGTGAAGCAGTATGATCCTGAGATTGTACACCACGGAAATGATCTGAACGAGGCGAGAGCGTATGCGAAAGACCTTGCTAAAAAGTCAGGTCATGTATATTTCTCACCCTGCGATGAGTTCATGGTCCTTGCTGGTCTAGGCACCGTCTGCGTCGAAGTTCTCCAGCAATTCGAGGTCCTCGAGAAACCAATCCACAATATCTTCGCCCCCATGAGTGACGGTGCACTCATAAGCGGGATAGGCTGCTTTGCCAGAGATGCAAAAAAACAAGCCGGCAGTTTAAGACCAAAGGTGAAAGTCTGGGGCGTTACAGCGATCAACTCAATGGCACTCGCAGCATCTTTATCCGCTGGATTTCCAATCGAGACGGAAACTTCGCCTACGCTTGCTATGTCCGAATCAGACAATGATATTACACGGAATGGGATTGACCTTCGGTTGGCCAGGACAACGGTTAATCATGTTGTTACGTGTACAGAGGCGGAGATTTTGGCTGCGTTAAGACAGCTTCATATTCAGGAGAAACAGTATGTCGATGGATTTTCGGCGTTAGCGCTCGCCGGGTTTAATAAAGTTGCTGAGAAGGTGAAACATGAGACGAGTACTGTTATCTTGTGTAGTGGGAATTACGATAGGGACAAGATTGGAAAGTTGGTTTACGGCGCTTGA
- a CDS encoding glycosyl hydrolase family 61-domain-containing protein has protein sequence MKIATSLAAVVALVQSTSAHYIFQQLSVGSTKYPVFQYIRQNSNYNSPVTDLDSNDLRCNVGASGTNTQTVGVKAGDSITFTLDTAVYHQGPISVYMSKAPSSASSYDGSGGWFKIKDWGPTFSGSTSTWPMYLSYTFNLPTCIANGEYLLRIQSLGIHNPWPAGIPQFYISCAQISVSGGGSTVPSNQVKIPGAFKETDPGYTANIYSNFNSYTIPGPAVFSCNGAGGGDGGGNGPTTTLQTSTRTSSTQVPPVSTQPSGQCASLWGQCGGSTWTGPKCCATGTCKALNDFYSQCTT, from the exons ATGAAGATCGCTACTTCACTCGCAGCTGTTGTGGCTTTGGTGCAAAGCACCTCTGCTCATTACATCTTCCAGCAGCTTAGTGTTGGGTCGACCAAGTATCCAGTCTTCCAGTACATTCGACAGAACTCGAACTACAACTCTCCTGTCACTG ATCTGGATTCCAATGACCTTCGATGCAATGTCGGCGCCTCGGGAACCAACACCCAGACCGTTGGAGTCAAGGCTGGCGACTCGATTACCTTCACTCTTGATACTGCAGTCTACCACCAGGGACCTATCTCCGTATACATGTCCAAGGCACCAAGCTCTGCCTCATCATACGATGGCAGCGGCGGCtggttcaagatcaaggactGGG GTCCTACCTTCAGTGGCAGCACTTCGACCTGGCCTATGTACC TCAGCTACACGTTCAACCTTCCCACTTGCATTGCCAACGGCGAATATCTTCTTCGCATCCAGAGTCTAGGCATTCACAACCCTTGGCCAGCAGGTATTCCTCAG TTCTACATCAGCTGCGCCCAGATCAGCGTTTCTGGTGGAGGCAGTACTGTTCCCAGTAACCAGGTCAAGATTCCTGGTGCTTTCAAGGAAACCGATCCTGGGTATACCGCCAAC ATCTACTCCAACTTTAACAGCTACACCATCCCTGGACCTGCAGTG TTCTCTTGCAACGGTGCTGGCGGCGGTGATGGTGGCGGCAACGGCCCCACTACGACTCTACAGACCTCTACCCGAACGTCATCTACACAGGTTCCTCCCGTGTCGACTCAACCATCCGGTCAG TGCGCTTCTCTCTGGGGCCAGTGCGGCGGAAGTACCTGGACCGGTCCAAAGTGCTGCGCCACTGGAACTTGCAAGGCGCTCAACGACTTCTACTCTCAGTGCACCACTTAA
- a CDS encoding uncharacterized protein (of unknown function-domain containing protein), whose amino-acid sequence MSADAPQYQHFIPQFILKNFDHPFSCPKAPTNGSKCKKHHHEKGKYPGDRDVNCLELLPEGFKVEELSIRQVCGLDDMYTDQSPNVKFPRELEAKFSRLESETSAVIRRIINSHQRGEEYVKINRTQQTVVRKFIYLLNQRGSGFFKTYNCNSINDYKKIDRDLLKEYMDRNGIERPLDIWLQEILKLTVYYGLFRHFQEHITEFWMSFCTPVSEDEEFILPDTGSHVYEGPTVNFQDKTTGEFIRLGPRFHLFTPISPLLMIVLRGNHLPEPHEENNPETKAGRQLYRQIEIDSIHGPGTKSILEDLPVHKAINSYSTLLNGILRKRPGWDRQLRQTDIFSFPFFKIPTHHARIINGLLLDHAFHGLTIIFNKKGPFLDLLEWFLTKPCEVGKRLGREHHAEQMRCLARLTALMHAEGRNISLHITNGPINYDLDIESYKNQNNDAARWLESLEKSHASGEKVEKNREKGPDTKVDAGRQGSVYPQDQPKNEKSSIEGQPIDLGPTVKHDEEISRAKLTSLCVSELSTQHQSANVQGTHPIQQLSMMVGIILLLLAVTYMIVFLAHWSEWLLQVSFGINWYELLVITVVLPYLILCLLRWLDWPLNTLFGIRLYHIAIIFIFLVASQAEK is encoded by the exons ATGTCGGCCGACGCGCCGCAGTACCAGCACTTCATCCCGCAGTTCATCCTAAAGAACTTCGACCATCCTTTCAGCTGTCCCAAGGCCCCCACGAATGGCTCAAAATGCAAAAAGCACCATCACGAAAAAGGAAAATACCCCGGCGACCGGGACGTGAACTGCTTGGAACTTTTGCCTGAGGGtttcaaggttgaggagctttCTATCCGACAAGTATGCGGCCTGGATGACATGTACACAGACCAGTCACCAAACGTAAAGTTTCCTCGCGAGCTGGAGGCCAAGTTTAGCAGACTGGAGAGCGAGACGAGTGCCGTGATTCGCAGGATAATTAACTCTCACCAGCGTGGAGAGGAATATGTCAAAATCAACAGGACACAGCAAACTGTAGTACGCAAGTTCATTTATCTACTGAACCAGCGAGGCTCAGGCTTCTTCAAGACATATAACTGCAATAGTATCAACGACTACAAAAAGATTGATCGTGATCTTTTGAAGGAGTATATGGATCGAAATGGAATTGAACGACCTTTAGATATTTGGTTGCAGG AAATTCTCAAGTTGACTGTCTATTATGGCTTATTTCGTCATTTCCAAGAACACATTACCGAATTTTGGATGTCCTTCTGCACCCCTGTGagcgaggatgaagagttTATTCTTCCTGACACAGGAAGCCATGTGTACGAAGGACCAACCGTCAACtttcaagacaagaccaCAGGAGAATTCATTCGCCTAGGACCCCGCTTTCACCTCTTCACGCCTATCTCTCCCCTATTGATGATCGTCTTGAGAGGCAATCATCTCCCAGAGCCACATGAGGAAAACAATCCTGAGACAAAGGCTGGGCGTCAGCTTTACCGACAGATCGAGATCGACTCGATCCATGGCCCAGGAACAAAGTCAATACTGGAAGACCTCCCCGTTCACAAGGCTATCAACAGCTATTCCACTTTGTTGAATGGAATACTGAGAAAACGACCGGGATGGGACAGACAGCTTCGTCAGACTGATATCTTCTCATTCCCTTTCTTTAAAATCCCCACGCATCATGCACGCATCATCAATGGTCTTCTGCTAGACCATGCCTTTCACGGCTTAACAATtatcttcaacaagaagggcCCGTTCCTCGATCTCCTAGAATGGTTCTTGACGAAACCGTGCGAGGTTGGCAAAAGGCTAGGCAGAGAACACCATGCAGAGCAGATGAGGTGTCTTGCGCGGTTGACCGCTTTGATGCATGCCGAGGGGCGAAACATCTCGCTACATATAACAAATGGGCCAATCAACTATGATCTTGACATTGAGAGTTATAAAAACCAGAACAATGATGCCGCACGGTGgcttgagagccttgagaagaGTCACGCCAGCGGGGAAAAGGTTGAAAAGAACCGAGAAAAAGGCCCAGATACCAAGGTCGATGCAGGCCGGCAAGGTTCAGTGTATCCCCAAGATCAGCCcaagaatgagaagagtAGCATCGAGGGGCAGCCAATCGACCTTGGTCCGACGGTGAAACATGACGAAGAAATAAGCCGAGCTAAACTCACATCCCTTTGTGTTTCCGAACTCTCAACACAGCACCAGTCAGCAAATGTCCAGGGGACCCACCCGATTCAGCAACTATCAATGATGGTAGGGATTATACTGCTTCTTTTAGCGGTGACCTATATGATAGTATTCCTGGCTCACTGGTCAGAATGGCTTTTGCAGGTCTCGTTTGGAATCAATTGGTATGAGCTTCTGGTAATCACAGTGGTACTACCTTACTTAATATTATGCCTGCTTCGGTGGTTGGATTGGCCTTTGAATACCTTGTTTGGGATCCGTCTGTATCATATTGCGataatttttatttttctcGTTGCCTCCCAGGCAGAGAAGTGA